A DNA window from Salvelinus sp. IW2-2015 linkage group LG4q.1:29, ASM291031v2, whole genome shotgun sequence contains the following coding sequences:
- the aurkb gene encoding aurora kinase B isoform X1 gives MMQNKENCDPKGLQRPMATSMVSVGPQRVQVPSAPETTDKNAITGPGREPVTSTSGAAPAKKFTIHDFDIGRPLGKGKFGNVYVARDKKLNFIVALKVLFKSQMEKEGVEHQLRREIEIQSHLRHPNILRFYNYFHDSSRVFLILEYAPRGEMYKELQKCGRFDDQRTATYMEELADALQYCHERKVIHRDIKPENLLLGLRGELKIADFGWSVHAPSLRRRTMCGTLDYLPPEMIEGKIHDEKVDLWSIGVLCYECLVGNPPFETASHSDTYKRITKVDLQFPKVVSDGARDLVSKLLRHSPSMRLPLQSVITHPWVKSNSRRVLPVVFAPKKP, from the exons AATAAGGAGAATTGTGATCCTAAAGGCCTACAAAGACCG ATGGCAACTTCAATGGTTTCTGTGGGTCCACAGAGAGTTCAAGTACCCTCTGCCCCAGAGACTACAGACAAAAACGCAATTACAG GTCCTGGGAGAGAGCCTGTCACCTCTACCTCTGGTGCCGCTCCGGCAAA GAAATTCACCATCCATGACTTTGACATCGGGCGGCCCCTGGGCAAGGGCAAGTTTGGGAACGTGTACGTTGCACGAGATAAGAAGCTGAATTTCATTGTGGCACTGAAAGTGCTCTTCAAGTCTCAGATGGAGAAGGAAGGCGTGGAGCACCAGCTCCGAAGAGAGATTGAGATTCAGTCCCATCTTAG ACACCCCAACATCCTGCGCTTCTACAACTACTTCCATGACAGCTCAAGGGTCTTCCTGATCCTAGAGTACGCCCCACGGGGTGAGATGTACAAAGAGCTGCAGAAATGTGGTCGCTTCGATGACCAGCGCACTGCTACG TACATGGAGGAGTTGGCTGATGCGCTGCAGTACTGCCATGAGAGGAAGGTGATACACCGTGACATCAAGCCTGAGAACCTGTTGCTGGGGCTCCGTGGGGAGCTGAAGATAGCAGACTTCGGCTGGTCTGTCCATGCCCCATCCTTAAG GCGCCGCACAATGTGTGGAACGCTGGACTACCTACCCCCAGAGATGATTGAGGGGAAGATCCACGATGAGAAGGTGGACCTCTGGTCCATCGGGGTGCTCTGCTATGAGTGCCTTGTTGGAAACCCCCCGTTTGAAACGGCCAGCCACTCCGACACGTACAAGCGCATCACAAAG GTTGACCTGCAGTTCCCCAAGGTGGTGTCTGATGGTGCTCGGGACCTGGTCTCTAAGCTGCTCCGCCACAGTCCCTCTATGCGGCTCCCCCTGCAGAGCGTCATCACCCACCCCTGGGTGAAAAGCAACTCCCGACGGGTCCTACCTGTCGTCTTTGCTCCAAAGAAACCCTAA
- the aurkb gene encoding aurora kinase B isoform X2 — protein MMQNKENCDPKGLQRPRVQVPSAPETTDKNAITGPGREPVTSTSGAAPAKKFTIHDFDIGRPLGKGKFGNVYVARDKKLNFIVALKVLFKSQMEKEGVEHQLRREIEIQSHLRHPNILRFYNYFHDSSRVFLILEYAPRGEMYKELQKCGRFDDQRTATYMEELADALQYCHERKVIHRDIKPENLLLGLRGELKIADFGWSVHAPSLRRRTMCGTLDYLPPEMIEGKIHDEKVDLWSIGVLCYECLVGNPPFETASHSDTYKRITKVDLQFPKVVSDGARDLVSKLLRHSPSMRLPLQSVITHPWVKSNSRRVLPVVFAPKKP, from the exons AATAAGGAGAATTGTGATCCTAAAGGCCTACAAAGACCG AGAGTTCAAGTACCCTCTGCCCCAGAGACTACAGACAAAAACGCAATTACAG GTCCTGGGAGAGAGCCTGTCACCTCTACCTCTGGTGCCGCTCCGGCAAA GAAATTCACCATCCATGACTTTGACATCGGGCGGCCCCTGGGCAAGGGCAAGTTTGGGAACGTGTACGTTGCACGAGATAAGAAGCTGAATTTCATTGTGGCACTGAAAGTGCTCTTCAAGTCTCAGATGGAGAAGGAAGGCGTGGAGCACCAGCTCCGAAGAGAGATTGAGATTCAGTCCCATCTTAG ACACCCCAACATCCTGCGCTTCTACAACTACTTCCATGACAGCTCAAGGGTCTTCCTGATCCTAGAGTACGCCCCACGGGGTGAGATGTACAAAGAGCTGCAGAAATGTGGTCGCTTCGATGACCAGCGCACTGCTACG TACATGGAGGAGTTGGCTGATGCGCTGCAGTACTGCCATGAGAGGAAGGTGATACACCGTGACATCAAGCCTGAGAACCTGTTGCTGGGGCTCCGTGGGGAGCTGAAGATAGCAGACTTCGGCTGGTCTGTCCATGCCCCATCCTTAAG GCGCCGCACAATGTGTGGAACGCTGGACTACCTACCCCCAGAGATGATTGAGGGGAAGATCCACGATGAGAAGGTGGACCTCTGGTCCATCGGGGTGCTCTGCTATGAGTGCCTTGTTGGAAACCCCCCGTTTGAAACGGCCAGCCACTCCGACACGTACAAGCGCATCACAAAG GTTGACCTGCAGTTCCCCAAGGTGGTGTCTGATGGTGCTCGGGACCTGGTCTCTAAGCTGCTCCGCCACAGTCCCTCTATGCGGCTCCCCCTGCAGAGCGTCATCACCCACCCCTGGGTGAAAAGCAACTCCCGACGGGTCCTACCTGTCGTCTTTGCTCCAAAGAAACCCTAA